The sequence below is a genomic window from Desulfobulbus oligotrophicus.
GAGGGAAAATACCCCTGACTCCGGAATATATAACCCATAAGGGAGATACACTCGAATTTACGAACTATAAAGGTGAGCCCTACTCCTATCCTAATTGGATTGTTTCCTGACCTTTGTTTTCTTTTTTCCAGCTTTGACGAAGAGGTAAAATTTCATATAATAATAAAGACGATTCTCATTCACACATCAACGGTCAGTCAGAATGCAGACAAATACACCGCCTCCTTCAATCGGGTCTGATACAAATAACTTGTCTCCCCAGACAGCAGCCGAGCCTCCCGTCCACACTGTTCACACCATCCTGAATTCAAAAAATCTCCCTACGCTTCCTGTTCTCGCCAGTAAACTGCTGGAACTCACTGCCTGCGAGGAGACAACGCTGGCTGAAATAGCCAATGTCATTGCCCAGGATATTGCACTGTCCACCAAAATACTGCGGGTCGCCAATTCAGCCTTTTTCGCATTCCCGCAAAAGATCTCGACGATCAGCCAGGCAGTCTCAATCCTGGGCACCAGTGCTGTTCGCAGTCTTGTCTTAAGTTTTTCATTTCTCTCCATCGGTAAAAAACAAAAACACTCTCTTTTTAATCTGGAGCAGTTTTGGGAACGCTCACTTGTCCAAGCAACTGCGGCAAAACTGATTTCCGAACAGATGAGCAATCTGGATGGTGAGGAAGCGTTTACCTTAGGCTTGCTGCAGAATATCGGGAAACTTGTACTTGCGATCACCTTGCCGTACCCCTACAATCAGGTGCTTGAACAGCTGCGAAAGCAACGCGTCCGTCCTGAAACAAATGACTCCATCGACATCATTGCCACTGAACGGGAACTTGAACTCCGATTTACAGGGATAACACATACAGAGGTTGGTTACCACGTCGCTAAAACCTGGCGGCTTCCAGAGAATCTGCTTCTTTCCATCCGGTATCACCACTGTCCTGATGACTGCGGTGAAGACGGTTCGCAACACAAACAGATTATTTATGTAGCCTACCTGGCCAATATACTCTCTTTGTTATTCTACACAGATCAGCCGGAACGGTATCATAAACTCTTCCGTCAACAGGCGAAAAAGCTGCTCGGTTTAAGTACCGTTCGTGTCAACATGGTTTTAAAAACGATTGATAAGGTCTTTGGTCAATCAGCCCATTTTTTTGGCGTAAAAATTACACCGGTTAAACCGGTAGCTGAAATCCTGCAAGAAGCAAACCTCCGGCTCAGTCTGCTCAATCTCTCCTATGAAGAGATGAATCGTGAATTGATACAATCAAAGCTGGAATTAGAGCGGTTGACAAAAGAACTGGCTCAAAAAAACCGAATGCTGGAGAATCTTGCCAATGTTGATGGCTTAACAGAAATCCACAATCATCGGTATTTTCAGAATTTTCTTGACTCGGAAATCAACCGGTCAATACGCACTGAACGACCGTTAGCCCTGCTTCTGGCTGATATTGATAATTTTAAAAATTTCAATGATACGTACGGCCACCAGACCGGAGACTTTCTTCTTAAAGAATTCGGCCGGGCCACGAAAGAGATCATACGTGAATATGATCTGATCGCGCGGTATGGCGGAGAAGAATTTGTCTATGTTTTCCCGGAAACATCTCAAGATGAAGCCATGCTGATTGCTGAAAAAATCAGAAAGCACACTGAAGAGTATATCTTTAACGATACTCTCAACACCTATCAGATAACCATAAGTATTGGTGTGGCCCATGCTTCTTTTGCTGATGGCGCGATCAATAAAAACGATCTCATTGCCATGGCCGACAACGCGCTGTATGAAGCCAAAAACTCCGGACGTAACTGCGTGGTTCTTGGTTCAACAGTATCCAAGAAAAAGAAGCGGTGGTTCACATTTCCTGGTCCGAGGTAGCAGTATCATCTTAAGTGTCCCTCACGCACCGTCACCATGGCTGTTGCTGTTCCCTGTCAATTTCTTCACCAGCCCTCTTTTTGCGCAGTATCCGCATAACGTATTATTCTGAAAAGAGAGTACACACCAGAAGGCATCCGATCAGAAAAAAAGAGCAATCTTGTGCGCTTTTGATACAGTACCAATCGAATGTCTGAATGTGTCTGTATACACTATCAAAACTATGCACGTTTTTTTACAACATGAAGGAGGGCATTATGAAACCGCGTCGTTCTATTTTATCTGTTCCCGGTCACCTGCAAAAGATGCATGGGAAAGCGCAAGCCAGCAATGCAGATGTAATTATGCTTGATCTTGAGGACAGTGTCCCCATTGAAGAAAAGGCAAATGCCCGCGTGCAAGTCATTAACTCACTGCTTGATTTAGACTGGCAACAAAAGACAATCACCGTACGGGTCAACTCCCTGGACACACCTTTTGCCTATCGCGATCTGCTCGAGGTTACCGAGCAGGCTGGTCATGTTGTCGAGGCGTTTGTTCTGCCGAAAGTCAATCATCCCGGAGACGTATATTTTGCCGACCGTCTTTTGAACGGGATAGAAATGAATATACAAACGATCACCGCACCCATCGGTCTTGAGGCATCAATAGAGACTGCTGAGGGACTACTCAACGCAGCTGAGATCATAAAGGCAAGTGAACGGGTGCAATCACTGGTTTTCGGGATAGCCGACTACTCTGCCTCCATCGGTGCCCGCCTGGTCTCTATCTCCGGACATGGGGAAAAGGAAGAAGACCTCTATCCAGGGCACCGCTGGCATTTTGCCATCAGCAAGATGGTAATGCATGCGAAAGCACACGGTCTGCTGGCCATTGATGCTCCCTATGGCAACTTTAAGGATCCAGATGGGCTACGGCGCTCTACAGTGATGGCCGGCGCCTTGGGTTGTGATGGCAAATGGGCTATCCATCCGTCACAGATAGATGTTCTTAACGAGGTATTTACACCATCAGCCGATGAGATAGCGCTGGCGAAAAAGGTTATTAAAGCAAATGAAACAGCTCAAAGCCTGGGGAAAGGTGCCATCGCCGTGGAAGGAAGGATGGTCGACCAGGCAACCGTTCGCCTGGCCTCCAAACTATGTGAACAGGCAAAGTATCTGGGGTTGCTTTAATAAGCGGATTGGGGCACCCGGCAACACATTTCGATTCCTGTACACCCAAATAAAAAAAGGGGCCATAAAAGGCCCCTTTTTTCATGAGCAGCAGACTACTGTTAACCGATTACTGCAAGAACGGTATTGATAGCAACAGAATCGCCTGAGTTGCAGAGCAGCTGTTTTACAGTACCGTCACATGGTGAACCAAGGTTGTTTTCCATCTTCATTGCCTCGAGTACGAGGATAGGATCGCCGGCCTTAACAGCATCACCTACGTTAACCAGATTCTTTATAACCAAACCCGGCATAGGTGCTACCAGAGGAGTCCCCCCCTCTACAG
It includes:
- a CDS encoding sensor domain-containing diguanylate cyclase, whose product is MQTNTPPPSIGSDTNNLSPQTAAEPPVHTVHTILNSKNLPTLPVLASKLLELTACEETTLAEIANVIAQDIALSTKILRVANSAFFAFPQKISTISQAVSILGTSAVRSLVLSFSFLSIGKKQKHSLFNLEQFWERSLVQATAAKLISEQMSNLDGEEAFTLGLLQNIGKLVLAITLPYPYNQVLEQLRKQRVRPETNDSIDIIATERELELRFTGITHTEVGYHVAKTWRLPENLLLSIRYHHCPDDCGEDGSQHKQIIYVAYLANILSLLFYTDQPERYHKLFRQQAKKLLGLSTVRVNMVLKTIDKVFGQSAHFFGVKITPVKPVAEILQEANLRLSLLNLSYEEMNRELIQSKLELERLTKELAQKNRMLENLANVDGLTEIHNHRYFQNFLDSEINRSIRTERPLALLLADIDNFKNFNDTYGHQTGDFLLKEFGRATKEIIREYDLIARYGGEEFVYVFPETSQDEAMLIAEKIRKHTEEYIFNDTLNTYQITISIGVAHASFADGAINKNDLIAMADNALYEAKNSGRNCVVLGSTVSKKKKRWFTFPGPR
- a CDS encoding HpcH/HpaI aldolase/citrate lyase family protein, with protein sequence MKPRRSILSVPGHLQKMHGKAQASNADVIMLDLEDSVPIEEKANARVQVINSLLDLDWQQKTITVRVNSLDTPFAYRDLLEVTEQAGHVVEAFVLPKVNHPGDVYFADRLLNGIEMNIQTITAPIGLEASIETAEGLLNAAEIIKASERVQSLVFGIADYSASIGARLVSISGHGEKEEDLYPGHRWHFAISKMVMHAKAHGLLAIDAPYGNFKDPDGLRRSTVMAGALGCDGKWAIHPSQIDVLNEVFTPSADEIALAKKVIKANETAQSLGKGAIAVEGRMVDQATVRLASKLCEQAKYLGLL